From Balearica regulorum gibbericeps isolate bBalReg1 chromosome 13, bBalReg1.pri, whole genome shotgun sequence, a single genomic window includes:
- the WTIP gene encoding Wilms tumor protein 1-interacting protein isoform X2 — MEKYEEDMALKATKFMEDLSLYEPSLEGPYGRGGRRDLVLHPDLEETKRVIAAHMTAEQRGRKMNGTSAPPPAEAFPAAAPCGKAYSPAAPAAPLRAANGRAAAEPPPAAAGPPCCEEGVCTRSEVALPCYSGFADKGKRYSAEGYRYAAGSAYEGSYVAKGGGRVPGGPDGKYGATSPRASLAASSPGPVAEHGKFSSPRSSLGGAAPVPYEKFSSPRSSLVVPGQEKYGSPRASLVQYDGAALSPRSSYASTASDTSKHSSPRASLTSYDGGGSKPSSNRTSGISMGYDQRHASPRSSTASQYSCTTSPRSSYSDSRYGPPGSAEPEGAGGAGLALASPRSSLCGPEGRGGAGAAVVSPRSSISSQSSRSSRGSMSAYPELQLPSPRSSLLGPGLQEDGAVPELGDVYHKIHAQSPPRHDQQHPAAAPEAASPYAYSPTKGSASAPKFKLPYQVTPCRESGPSQAERRLEALTLELEKELEMHMKKEYFGFSASVERTPFRSWFHLTEDVVLQKEHSASALPPVAQLRGSTLPLPSVPTSMLQPHVLIDLTENEACREGREEEGLFWTGLVSCLSLSLLMRWLKLTQGRGCRQSSERLRPFLWQQSAAGFGKAVRLHSLVAASYATPAQTASFSTL, encoded by the exons ATGGAGAAGTACGAGGAGGACATGGCACTGAAGGCTACCAAGTTCATGGAGGATCTGTCCCTCTACGAGCCCAGCCTGGAGGGCCCGTACGGCCGGGGCGGCCGTCGGGACCTGGTGCTGCACCCCGACCTGGAGGAGACCAAGCGGGTCATCGCCGCCCACATGACGGCGGAGCAGCGGGGCCGGAAGATGAACGGCAcctccgcgccgccgcccgccgaagccttccccgccgccgccccctgCGGCAAAGCCTACTCGCCCGCGGCGccggccgccccgctccgcgccgccaacggccgcgccgccgccgagccgccgccggcggccgcggggccgcCGTGCTGCGAGGAAGGGGTGTGCACCCGCTCCGAGGTGGCGCTGCCCTGCTACAGCGGCTTCGCCGACAAGGGGAAGCGCTACTCGGCCGAGGGCTACCGCTACGCCGCGGGCAGCGCCTACGAGGGCAGCTACGTGGCCAAGGGCGGCGGGCGGGTGCCCGGCGGCCCGGACGGCAAGTACGGCGCCACCAGCCCGCGGGCCAGCCTGGCCGCTTCCTCGCCGGGTCCCGTCGCCGAGCACGGCAAGTTCTCCAGTCCCCGCTCCAGCCTGGGCGGCGCGGCCCCGGTGCCCTACGAGAAGTTTTCCAGCCCCCGCTCCAGCCTGGTGGTGCCCGGCCAGGAGAAGTACGGCAGCCCCCGCGCCAGCCTGGTGCAGTACGACGGCGCCGCCCTCAGCCCCCGCTCCAGCTACGCCAGCACGGCCAGCGACACTAGCAAGCACTCCAGCCCCCGCGCTAGCCTCACCAGCTACGACGGCGGCGGCAGCAAGCCCAGCAGCAACCGCACCAGCGGCATCAGCATGGGCTACGACCAGCGCCACGCCAGCCCCCGCTCCAGCACCGCCAGCCAGTACTCCTGTACCACCAGCCCCCGCTCCAGCTACTCGGACTCCAGGTACGGCCCGCCGGGTAGCGCCGAGCCGGAGGGAGCAGGCGGCGCCGGGCTCGCTCTGGCCAGCCCCCGCTCCAGCCTCTGCGGCCCCGAGGGCCGCGGTGGGGCGGGCGCCGCTGTGGTCAGCCCCCGCTCCAGCATCTCCAGCCAAAGCTCGCGGAGCTCCCGCGGCTCCATGAGCGCCTACCCCGAGCTGCAGCTGCCCTCACCACGCTCCTCCCTGCTGGGGCCCGGCCTGCAGGAGGACGGCGCCGTGCCCGAGCTGGGGGACGTCTACCACAAGATCCATGCCCAGTCCCCGCCGCGGCACGACCAGCAGCACCCGGCCGCCGCCCCCGAGGCGGCGTCCCCCTACGCCTACAGCCCGACCAAAGGCTCTGCTTCAGCTCCCAAATTCAAGCTCCCCTACCAGGTGACGCCGTGCCGGGAGAGCGGCCCCAGCCAGGCAGAGAGGCGGCTGGAGGCGCTGAcgctggagctggagaaggagctggagaTGCACATGAAGAAGGAATACTTTG GCTTCAGTGCATCTGTAGAGAGAACGCCCTTCCGCAGTTGGTTTCATCTGACTGAAGATGTAGTGCTGCAAAAGGAGCATTCTGCATCTGCCCTACCCCCAGTTGCACAGCTGAGAGGTAGCACCCTGCCACTTCCAAGTGTTCCCACCAGCATGTTGCAGCCACATGTGCTCATTGatcttacagaaaatgaagcctgcagagaaggaagggaagaggaagggttGTTTTGGACTGGATTGGTGAGCTGCCTCAGTTTATCACTGTTGATGAGGTGGCTGAAGCTGACCCAAGGGAGAGGGTGCAGACAGAGCTCCGAGAGGCTGAGACCATTCCTTTGGCAGCAGTCTGCAGCTGGATTTGGTAAAGCTGTGAGACTTCATTCCCTTGTAGCTGCTTCCTATGCAACCCCTGCCCAAACTGCTTCATTCTCAACCCTCTGA